The proteins below come from a single Eucalyptus grandis isolate ANBG69807.140 chromosome 3, ASM1654582v1, whole genome shotgun sequence genomic window:
- the LOC120291461 gene encoding TMV resistance protein N-like isoform X1 — protein MLERLKNIPHDEVWDKLKISYDALREEEKEVFLDIACFFISGKKLWAAYFWDACHLYPHKSLKKLTDLCLIKIVEGDTIWMHDQLRDLGRDIVKKECTLSRLWNDKEALEVMRSKERKDKIKALNLGQYNSDPISIMDEELERMPNLKFLKLYRGTFVGDINNNLQELRWLSWRCPPLDPGMANLHLKNLALFELSNNENTDNWGGWNILKMENKLKVLSLFNCDGLKTDSRLF, from the exons ATGCTAGAAAGGTTGAAGAATATACCTCATGATGAAGTTTGGGATAAGTTGaaaataagttatgatgcattacgggaggaggaaaaagaagtttttcttgatattgcatgcTTCTTCATATCTGGAAAGAAATTATGGGCAGCCTATTTCTGGGATGCTTGCCATCTTTACCCCCATAAGTCATTGAAAAAACTTACCGATTTGTGTCTAATTAAAATTGTTGAGGGTGATACtatatggatgcatgatcaattgagaGACCTTGGAAGAGACATTGTTAAAAAAGAATGTACCCTTAGTAGGTTGTGGAATGACAAAGAAGCTTTGGAAGTAATGAGATCAAAAGAG AGAAAGGACAAAATTAAAGCACTCAATTTAGGTCAATATAATTCGGATCCCATCAGCATAATGGATGAAGAACTTGAGAGGATGCCAAATCTAAAATTTCTCAAGTTATATAGAGGGACTTTTGTTGGAGACATCAACAATAATCTCCAAGagctaagatggctttcttggcgtTGTCCTCCTTTAGATCCTGGAATGGCCAATTTACACTTGAAAAATCTAGCACTTTTCGAACTTTCAAACAATGAAAACACTGACAACTGGGGTGGATGGAACATTTTGAAG AtggaaaacaaattgaaagttctttctctcttcaattGTGATGGATTGAAAACAGACTCTAGACTTTTCTAG
- the LOC120291461 gene encoding toll/interleukin-1 receptor-like protein isoform X2 translates to MAATGGSSALATRYDVFLSFRGPDTRDTFTDCLYRTMIGQGIAAYRDSEELHAGDRIDDLLRAVGESKICIPILSRGYASSAWCLRELARVTELHESTGKPEILPIFFDVIPTDVKLRTKLYLKDLKKHEQRHGAEIRQRWEAALGKVAEIKGWEVQGKAERTKLKHSI, encoded by the exons ATGGCAGCAACCGGTGGTTCCAGCGCGTTGGCGACCCGGTACgacgtgttcttgagtttcagagggcCCGACACTCGCGACACCTTCACCGACTGCCTCTACCGAACCATGATCGGCCAGGGGATCGCTGCTTACAGAGACAGCGAAGAGCTTCACGCCGGTGATCGGATCGACGATCTCCTGAGAGCGGTCGGCGAATCCAAGATCTGCATACCGATCCTCTCCAGAGGCTATGCTTCGAGCGCTTGGTGCCTCCGCGAGCTCGCTCGAGTGACGGAGCTCCATGAATCGACTGGGAAGCCGGAGATCCTACCCATCTTCTTTGATGTCATCCCCACCGACGTCAAGCTCAGGACGAAACTGTACCTCAAGGACTTAAAGAAGCATGAGCAGAGGCACGGTGCCGAGATCAGGCAACGGTGGGAGGCGGCTCTGGGAAAAGTGGCTGAGATCAAGGGATGGGAAGTCCAAGGGAAAGC AGAAAGGACAAAATTAAAGCACTCAATTTAG